A window from Sphingobacterium hotanense encodes these proteins:
- a CDS encoding helix-turn-helix domain-containing protein, whose protein sequence is MESDVEGAAAIGDSVFEAAKTDEQKIKSYILNSNIQQSLGNIQGAIKYATIGDRLAQLTGYNRWRAVFSKILATNFREPGLYEQSRAYLATAERMCDLLDDADVRADIQIELFQEKALYKMNTRSYRVALELLDSAKRLIALDSESNSTLRLKKAANYHLQGICELELGNADLSYELMHTSLSFLSEVDRNIIPFVYRGLAELHLKLSNLDSCKHYLDYTSAYIIKPGRLRLKELYTATSAKYYMLSGNDKMANEFLQKQQVLDADRYLIGQEISSRIIMELRKEDLENRKYKLLFWWCISVTSVIVILLLVYQIRFSRFNRVIVTTNLNYREEPKKQELSNHLAQENRSSTESSGTDSELNIALETETRLIRELSALEHENFFLERDLTLNKLASRLSSNQKYVSHIIKKYRNLDFNDYLQHKKINYLLEKINTDHTLLDYKLAYLAELSGFSSHSKFTTAFKSVMGKTPSQYIEEIRSEVSI, encoded by the coding sequence ATGGAATCAGACGTAGAAGGGGCGGCAGCGATTGGAGATTCTGTTTTCGAGGCTGCAAAAACTGATGAACAAAAGATCAAAAGTTATATACTAAACAGCAACATTCAGCAAAGCTTGGGGAATATACAAGGTGCTATCAAATACGCGACGATTGGTGATCGCTTAGCCCAGTTGACAGGTTATAACCGATGGAGAGCCGTGTTTTCCAAAATACTGGCCACCAATTTTCGCGAACCGGGCTTATACGAACAGTCGCGAGCATATTTGGCAACTGCAGAACGTATGTGTGATCTGCTAGATGATGCAGATGTAAGGGCTGATATTCAGATAGAGCTCTTTCAGGAAAAAGCGCTCTATAAGATGAATACCCGTAGCTATCGCGTCGCACTTGAATTGCTGGATAGCGCAAAACGACTTATTGCACTTGATTCAGAATCAAATAGTACCTTAAGACTAAAAAAAGCGGCAAATTATCATTTGCAGGGTATCTGTGAGCTAGAACTTGGTAATGCCGATTTATCCTATGAACTCATGCATACTTCCTTGAGTTTTTTAAGTGAAGTTGATCGAAATATTATTCCGTTTGTTTATCGTGGATTAGCGGAGCTTCATCTGAAATTATCCAATCTAGATTCTTGTAAGCATTATCTGGACTATACGAGTGCATATATCATAAAGCCTGGACGGCTAAGGCTGAAAGAATTATACACGGCTACTAGTGCAAAGTATTATATGTTATCTGGAAATGATAAGATGGCAAATGAATTTTTGCAAAAACAACAGGTCTTGGATGCCGACAGATATTTGATTGGGCAGGAGATTTCTTCTCGAATTATTATGGAATTGCGCAAAGAGGATTTGGAGAATCGTAAATATAAGCTGCTATTTTGGTGGTGCATTTCTGTTACCTCTGTCATTGTGATTCTGTTATTAGTATATCAAATACGATTTAGCCGTTTTAATAGAGTGATAGTCACAACGAACCTGAACTATAGGGAAGAACCAAAGAAGCAAGAGTTGTCTAACCATCTCGCGCAGGAGAATCGCAGTAGTACAGAAAGCAGTGGTACTGATTCGGAATTAAACATAGCATTAGAAACGGAAACAAGACTAATCAGAGAACTTTCGGCTTTAGAACATGAGAATTTCTTTTTAGAGCGGGATTTAACACTTAACAAACTTGCTAGTCGGCTAAGCTCCAACCAGAAATACGTTTCTCATATCATTAAAAAATATAGGAATCTTGATTTTAATGATTACCTACAACATAAGAAGATCAATTACCTCTTGGAGAAGATCAATACAGATCACACTTTATTAGATTATAAACTGGCATATTTGGCAGAACTTAGCGGCTTTTCCTCACACAGTAAGTTTACTACCGCATTTAAATCGGTCATGGGTAAAACTCCGTCCCAGTATATCGAAGAAATCCGTAGCGAAGTCAGTATTTAA
- a CDS encoding HEAT repeat domain-containing protein: MDITYYIQYYALYLESKFFGYPLIIRLTVLLVSILVLVYIFSLIRFLAINLYHKAIERRKNRIETKMGDRINAIIFEERNLSEEHVAFQLADSIRLVKNKQDKMVFTDIIIDLIQIGSGKKNKVNQQNVRALLNAYAIPCFWEKELLSSSSSRRRNALRKLDDLGNGCAGAIIMRSAYHKDKGLRKHARAAALQYDTNDPFKFLEDSFDSDFNALDEILIHHFLTSRAKSGPLPLLTRWVRTSENEAFKAFMIKEIGFFKQTEATPILASMLETESSSILKISIIETLGKLGHQEVEPNLFKLFPMTSKDVPRAIIKAITHFKTAEGLGFLCYSYNRIFDNELKIEVAYAIQQYGEEGSTALRELSAKSNEFGKKIFDQVNYQSGL; this comes from the coding sequence ATGGATATTACCTATTACATTCAATATTATGCGCTATATCTGGAGAGCAAGTTCTTCGGGTATCCGCTGATCATCCGTCTAACGGTACTACTTGTATCGATTCTGGTGCTAGTATACATTTTTAGCTTAATTCGCTTTTTAGCTATTAATCTATATCATAAAGCTATCGAGCGCAGAAAGAATCGCATTGAAACGAAGATGGGGGATCGTATCAATGCAATTATTTTTGAGGAAAGAAATCTATCGGAAGAGCATGTTGCTTTTCAGCTTGCTGATTCCATCCGATTAGTGAAGAATAAACAAGATAAGATGGTGTTTACTGATATCATCATTGATCTCATCCAGATCGGGTCTGGGAAAAAGAACAAAGTCAACCAACAGAATGTTCGAGCATTGTTAAATGCATACGCAATTCCATGTTTTTGGGAAAAAGAACTTTTGTCAAGCAGCTCGAGCCGTCGTCGTAATGCATTACGTAAGCTTGACGACCTAGGCAATGGTTGCGCAGGAGCAATAATAATGCGATCAGCTTATCACAAGGATAAAGGGCTAAGGAAGCATGCGCGTGCTGCAGCGTTGCAGTATGATACTAACGATCCGTTCAAGTTCTTAGAGGATAGCTTTGATTCTGACTTCAATGCTTTAGATGAAATCCTGATACATCATTTCTTGACGAGCAGAGCTAAGAGCGGACCTCTTCCCTTACTAACTCGTTGGGTAAGGACTTCCGAGAATGAGGCATTTAAAGCTTTTATGATTAAAGAAATCGGATTCTTCAAGCAAACAGAAGCTACGCCAATTCTTGCCAGCATGTTGGAAACTGAAAGTTCTAGCATCTTAAAAATATCTATCATCGAGACCCTTGGGAAATTGGGACATCAGGAGGTTGAACCTAATCTTTTCAAGCTATTCCCGATGACTAGTAAAGATGTACCACGCGCTATTATCAAAGCTATTACCCACTTCAAAACTGCGGAAGGACTAGGCTTTCTCTGCTATAGCTATAACCGGATTTTCGACAATGAGCTTAAAATTGAAGTGGCATATGCTATTCAGCAATACGGCGAAGAAGGTAGTACCGCATTGAGAGAATTATCAGCTAAGAGCAACGAGTTTGGAAAGAAAATCTTTGACCAGGTGAATTATCAATCAGGTCTTTAA
- a CDS encoding glycosyltransferase family 2 protein, with translation MLDILFSIYGYGIFFYATSITLIYLSLAVMGYFNIWRHKTRYTVREERILVEYPEAAPGISIVAPAYNEEVIVIDSVKSLLSLNYPNYEIIIVNDGSTDNTLDLLISNFEMVEVPYAYINKVECRPMKRVFKSFNPLYDKVIVVDKVNGGTKADAMNAGVNVAKYDYFINTDVDCILAPDTLTKVILPVLDSDIPVIAVGATMRMANGCEVQEGKITRVRPPRQVIPTFQETEYLRSYLVAKMGWSAINSIPNVSGGFGLFEKQTVIDCGGFDTNSHAEDMDMTLRMIAYKREHKEPYRIVQTPFTCCWTEGPPNLNVLARQRTRWGRGLLQIFFVHRRFLFNKRYGRMGLVIMPYALFFELLAPIIETTGVFFLIFQLYTEQINFNTFWLMLLYVYLIGVSISTLTIVFDLSIKKQYKTFAEYLKLILFSSFEAFFYHPFVVFFSLRGYWQFLTKKKFKWGTMTRQGFQSNTESKAA, from the coding sequence ATGTTAGATATATTATTTTCTATCTATGGGTATGGCATATTCTTTTATGCCACATCGATTACGCTCATATATTTGTCGCTTGCGGTAATGGGCTACTTTAATATTTGGCGTCATAAAACAAGATATACTGTCCGAGAGGAGCGTATTTTGGTCGAATATCCTGAAGCAGCACCTGGTATATCCATTGTAGCGCCAGCTTATAATGAAGAGGTAATTGTTATTGACAGCGTAAAATCCTTACTAAGTCTAAACTACCCGAACTACGAGATCATCATTGTGAATGATGGGAGTACGGATAACACATTGGATCTGCTGATCTCAAATTTTGAAATGGTCGAAGTGCCTTATGCTTATATCAACAAAGTTGAGTGTAGGCCGATGAAGCGTGTATTCAAATCGTTTAACCCATTGTATGACAAAGTCATTGTTGTAGATAAAGTCAATGGAGGGACGAAAGCTGACGCGATGAACGCCGGTGTAAACGTGGCGAAGTACGACTATTTCATCAATACAGACGTAGATTGTATTCTTGCGCCAGATACGCTTACCAAAGTTATTCTACCGGTTTTAGATTCGGATATCCCGGTTATTGCTGTAGGTGCTACGATGCGTATGGCGAATGGATGCGAGGTACAGGAAGGGAAGATTACGCGTGTAAGACCTCCGAGACAGGTGATACCGACCTTTCAGGAAACCGAATACCTACGTTCGTATTTGGTGGCAAAGATGGGTTGGTCTGCTATCAATTCCATACCGAATGTGTCTGGAGGGTTTGGATTGTTTGAGAAGCAAACAGTGATCGACTGCGGTGGATTTGATACAAATTCACATGCGGAAGATATGGACATGACATTGCGAATGATCGCTTACAAACGCGAGCATAAAGAACCTTATCGTATTGTCCAGACACCATTCACATGTTGTTGGACTGAAGGTCCGCCAAACCTCAATGTCTTAGCTCGTCAAAGAACGAGATGGGGAAGGGGCTTATTACAAATCTTCTTCGTACATCGTCGCTTTCTATTCAATAAGCGCTATGGGCGCATGGGACTCGTAATTATGCCTTATGCCTTATTCTTTGAGTTATTAGCACCGATAATTGAGACGACCGGTGTGTTCTTCCTAATCTTTCAACTCTATACCGAACAGATTAACTTCAACACCTTTTGGTTAATGCTGCTCTACGTTTATCTGATTGGAGTAAGTATCTCGACCCTAACAATTGTATTCGACTTGTCCATTAAAAAACAGTATAAAACATTTGCAGAGTATTTAAAGCTAATTCTCTTTTCATCGTTCGAAGCGTTTTTCTATCACCCTTTTGTAGTGTTTTTCTCTTTGAGAGGATACTGGCAATTCCTGACTAAGAAAAAATTCAAATGGGGAACTATGACCCGCCAAGGATTTCAATCGAATACCGAGTCAAAAGCAGCTTAA
- a CDS encoding tetratricopeptide repeat protein: MNRKYTYLRTGMFMLLLCTGSMVDFSGNRLYGQQKVSISDKGDVVKKINSLYQAGKLQDGKQLTEINLKKSPKDSDLKMLLGKYYVLTKQYDKARFELNKSLEFNPGNVDSRHLLVTVETETKRYSSAICYVNELLEVNPYWKGLWRKKIELYRLQGNEVEANRLLKRISQIFPEDGQIQDDLNYQMELTANSKRKSGRIDDAIEVNKLLLQEKPKNIEVYMDLINGYIKAGDYNSALVTTERGLNAFPTNSALRQKKVALLEQNKRYDEILAFIKNDPSAINGGQYQYFLLEAGRSAKQNDPAVLYGKILDATPGNDEAFQVVFNSLVAQQQYDEALHRLHSFMRIKGNSKTLSAKELELYRLKNDQSKVNQLTKTMFLNYPNDSDLKDGYVRVISSEIKDHLAAEEWNLAETKLRQLIPHANAEYRDFINNGLLNAYYQQGKFSDALQILEEMHRANPSDANLAIKSRAYICAFSSMIRL; the protein is encoded by the coding sequence ATGAACCGCAAATATACATATCTTCGCACGGGAATGTTCATGCTCTTGCTATGCACTGGCAGCATGGTCGATTTCTCCGGCAATAGGCTTTATGGCCAGCAAAAAGTCAGCATAAGCGACAAGGGCGATGTTGTTAAGAAAATCAACAGCCTATATCAAGCAGGGAAACTACAAGATGGAAAGCAATTGACAGAAATAAACTTGAAGAAATCCCCTAAGGATTCTGATCTTAAAATGTTGTTGGGAAAATACTATGTATTGACCAAGCAATATGATAAGGCACGTTTCGAATTGAATAAATCTCTGGAATTCAATCCTGGCAATGTTGATTCCCGACATCTTCTAGTAACAGTAGAAACTGAAACCAAACGGTATTCAAGTGCTATTTGCTATGTCAATGAACTATTAGAGGTTAATCCCTATTGGAAGGGACTTTGGCGCAAAAAGATAGAGCTTTATAGACTTCAGGGTAATGAAGTGGAAGCCAACCGTCTCTTAAAGCGTATTTCTCAAATCTTTCCAGAGGATGGACAGATTCAGGACGACCTCAATTATCAAATGGAATTGACTGCGAATAGCAAGCGTAAGTCGGGACGTATCGACGATGCCATCGAAGTGAATAAATTACTGCTGCAGGAAAAGCCAAAGAATATCGAAGTCTACATGGACCTAATCAATGGCTATATAAAGGCGGGTGATTATAATAGCGCTTTGGTAACAACTGAGCGGGGTTTAAATGCCTTTCCAACCAACAGCGCCTTGAGGCAAAAGAAAGTCGCCTTGTTAGAACAAAATAAACGCTACGATGAGATCCTTGCCTTTATCAAGAATGACCCTTCCGCTATCAATGGCGGGCAATACCAGTACTTTCTATTAGAAGCGGGGCGATCGGCCAAACAGAACGATCCGGCAGTGCTTTATGGCAAGATCCTCGACGCGACTCCAGGCAATGATGAGGCATTCCAAGTTGTATTCAATAGCTTAGTAGCGCAACAGCAATATGACGAAGCGCTACATCGTTTACACAGCTTTATGCGCATCAAAGGTAACTCGAAGACGCTCTCAGCAAAGGAACTAGAATTATACCGTTTAAAGAATGACCAGTCTAAGGTAAATCAATTGACAAAAACCATGTTCTTGAACTATCCTAATGATAGCGATTTAAAAGATGGCTATGTGAGGGTCATTAGCTCAGAAATTAAAGATCATCTAGCTGCAGAAGAGTGGAACTTGGCAGAAACTAAGCTTCGCCAGTTGATTCCGCATGCAAATGCCGAGTATCGCGACTTTATCAACAATGGTCTGCTTAACGCTTATTATCAACAAGGGAAGTTCTCCGATGCACTACAGATTCTCGAAGAAATGCATCGTGCAAACCCAAGTGATGCCAACTTAGCAATAAAAAGTCGAGCATATATATGCGCCTTCAGCAGTATGATAAGGCTGTAA
- a CDS encoding YaiO family outer membrane beta-barrel protein, protein MRLQQYDKAVSSYEGLLASLKPDQQFYYLSGFNDMMAQVVKESTEAQRYRDAMNWVNRWLDVSPKNQQALLYAVNLSHQMQDKGQMLTFAKRANEAFPDESIFKVRLASAMQLNGAPTKDIWALMGEEVIRNPYHNEVVNAYVQASHDHAAQLLSEKAENEALLVADKGLQYKPANKELKYLKGLAYEKLKQYDSAFYYQSFYEPSLLELDEFKANLKYLNYKMYQNEFAISHMRSRYGDYYSIQTISALEYMRMCAKNNYTARVFYSGREEGKGVQGQLEWGRNWSSHWASRVDFSVSNKYFSKFAVHGAIIRTFPKDWELELGVGHRKLYNDEKLSSAVVGVGKDFNQFRLQAKFTQAGLQEKWVYNVAAQARYSFDNPKNYVLALANMGSTPDVDILDYQRLNTLSVMNSMVGAGVGRLLTKNVSASVMGTWYNFQTSPNPEQYRNLYNLFLQVNVAF, encoded by the coding sequence ATGCGCCTTCAGCAGTATGATAAGGCTGTAAGCAGCTATGAAGGTCTATTAGCGAGTTTAAAACCTGATCAGCAATTCTATTACCTATCTGGTTTTAACGATATGATGGCTCAGGTAGTAAAAGAAAGTACAGAGGCACAGCGTTATCGAGATGCCATGAATTGGGTAAACCGTTGGTTGGACGTTTCTCCGAAAAATCAGCAAGCGTTGCTTTATGCAGTTAACCTATCCCATCAAATGCAAGATAAAGGGCAAATGCTAACTTTTGCGAAGCGTGCTAATGAAGCATTTCCAGATGAAAGCATATTTAAAGTTCGCTTAGCATCGGCGATGCAATTGAATGGTGCTCCGACCAAAGATATTTGGGCACTAATGGGAGAAGAAGTCATCCGAAACCCTTATCATAATGAAGTTGTAAATGCCTATGTGCAAGCCTCACATGATCATGCAGCTCAATTGTTGTCTGAAAAGGCTGAAAATGAAGCCCTTTTAGTTGCCGATAAGGGATTGCAGTATAAGCCGGCGAACAAGGAGCTGAAGTACCTCAAAGGCCTTGCTTACGAGAAATTAAAGCAATACGACTCCGCCTTTTATTATCAGTCATTCTATGAGCCGAGTTTATTGGAGCTGGACGAGTTCAAAGCAAATTTAAAATACTTGAACTACAAAATGTATCAGAACGAATTCGCAATCAGTCATATGCGATCTCGTTATGGCGACTATTATTCGATCCAGACCATTTCCGCCTTAGAATACATGCGTATGTGTGCTAAAAACAACTATACGGCCCGTGTTTTCTATTCAGGTAGAGAAGAAGGCAAGGGGGTTCAAGGACAGTTGGAATGGGGCAGAAATTGGAGTAGCCATTGGGCATCTCGAGTAGATTTTAGCGTGTCTAACAAATATTTCTCTAAATTTGCCGTTCACGGTGCTATTATTCGAACATTTCCGAAGGACTGGGAATTAGAATTGGGCGTTGGCCATAGGAAACTTTATAACGATGAAAAGTTGAGTTCCGCAGTTGTGGGCGTTGGGAAAGACTTCAACCAGTTCAGGCTGCAAGCCAAGTTCACACAGGCAGGATTGCAGGAGAAGTGGGTCTATAATGTAGCAGCGCAAGCACGATATAGTTTTGATAATCCTAAAAATTATGTTCTAGCGTTGGCAAATATGGGGTCAACACCCGACGTTGATATTCTTGATTACCAAAGGCTCAATACCCTTTCGGTGATGAATAGCATGGTAGGAGCAGGCGTCGGACGCTTGTTAACTAAAAACGTATCAGCAAGTGTAATGGGGACTTGGTATAATTTTCAAACAAGCCCAAATCCTGAACAGTACCGTAATTTATATAACTTATTTTTGCAAGTCAATGTTGCTTTTTAA
- a CDS encoding DUF4838 domain-containing protein — translation MLLFNIIFSCFIMLFTSCESDFYGLDANAYVLTAEQDAASEQWQEYLFNHLSKRTSKKDLFSRAEDNENIPANHKQIHVEIAADLNNDYCIQHTKDKLHIRVKTKAIATWMSYQLIESLGQVKKEIKTEDLPPAYLTFTNQCKDFDFTYREPHYAPNTNVEYAALLGTNNLDTEWGIWGHNITRIIQDAPGVWAEVNGKITQEQYCFSGDTLYNQLKEYIQDNFSDKPEEGMKFMIAPNDNLLSCTCDRCQAAGNTDKNAAPAVVLLINKLAKQFRQHQFFTIRYHSVNEPPAYAFEDNAGLFFSTIELPKITNFKDNSKFQSFIDEIEAWKSKTKTIYLWDYSSNFDDYLTPLPSLNVLKAQLQGFKEEGVEGIFLNAAGYDYSSFDDLKTYVAAALMINTELEIDKLTKAYLKKFYPKSHQLLADCYLQLEDDFATKAKPYSLYAGFPEVKSSYFNASNFLSLNESLQKVLPKTKGYEREALEKLLAAFRYTRLQIAYSNGLNKGGAFEVVDHYVRPNRFANTLMKQLKKDVDDGKLKVFKESNGDLGEYLAQWNAYAGKLQKPNQLKSTKLLSVVSNENDVLDKTLLADGILGFNNDFHQGWVTASKTMTLILEEGAFEQMKEMKLRFLKNTRHQYGAPTKVEVLQGGKVIFRTDIVDTNEGDSVYTLTIPVEKFEANTICEIKISTSNPQLSRLGLDEVQVFN, via the coding sequence ATGTTGCTTTTTAATATCATCTTCAGTTGCTTTATCATGTTGTTTACCTCTTGTGAATCAGATTTCTATGGATTAGATGCGAATGCTTATGTTTTGACCGCAGAACAAGACGCGGCCAGCGAACAATGGCAGGAATATCTATTCAATCATCTGAGCAAGCGGACTTCAAAGAAAGATCTATTCAGTCGAGCTGAAGACAATGAGAACATCCCTGCAAACCATAAGCAAATACATGTAGAGATAGCAGCAGATTTGAATAACGACTACTGTATTCAGCATACCAAAGATAAACTGCATATACGCGTAAAGACGAAAGCGATTGCCACTTGGATGAGCTATCAACTGATCGAAAGCCTGGGACAGGTCAAAAAGGAAATAAAAACAGAGGACCTGCCGCCTGCCTATCTCACATTTACTAATCAATGCAAGGATTTCGATTTTACTTATCGTGAACCACATTACGCGCCAAATACTAACGTAGAATATGCAGCATTATTAGGGACAAACAATTTAGATACCGAATGGGGGATCTGGGGACATAACATTACCCGCATCATACAAGATGCTCCGGGCGTATGGGCCGAAGTAAATGGCAAGATTACACAAGAACAGTATTGCTTTAGTGGTGATACCTTGTACAATCAACTAAAAGAATATATTCAGGACAATTTTAGCGATAAGCCTGAAGAAGGCATGAAGTTTATGATTGCTCCAAATGATAATTTGCTGTCATGTACTTGCGACCGTTGTCAAGCTGCAGGAAATACAGATAAAAATGCCGCGCCTGCAGTTGTACTATTGATCAATAAATTGGCTAAGCAATTTCGCCAGCATCAATTCTTCACGATCCGATATCATTCGGTAAATGAGCCGCCTGCTTATGCGTTCGAAGATAATGCAGGACTCTTTTTTAGTACCATTGAATTACCAAAAATTACCAATTTCAAGGACAATTCGAAGTTTCAATCGTTTATTGATGAAATTGAGGCTTGGAAATCGAAAACGAAGACCATTTATCTATGGGATTATTCATCGAATTTTGACGACTACTTAACACCCTTACCATCCCTAAACGTCCTGAAAGCACAGCTTCAAGGTTTTAAGGAAGAAGGGGTCGAAGGTATATTCTTAAATGCCGCTGGATATGATTATAGTAGCTTCGATGATCTTAAGACATATGTTGCCGCTGCGTTAATGATAAATACAGAACTGGAGATAGATAAACTGACAAAAGCATACCTTAAAAAGTTCTACCCAAAATCACATCAGCTGCTCGCTGACTGTTATTTACAATTGGAAGACGATTTTGCTACAAAGGCTAAACCGTACTCGCTGTACGCAGGCTTTCCAGAAGTGAAATCATCATATTTTAACGCGAGTAATTTCTTGAGCCTTAACGAGTCGCTTCAAAAAGTTTTACCGAAAACGAAGGGTTATGAACGAGAGGCATTGGAAAAGCTATTGGCGGCGTTCCGATATACACGTTTGCAAATTGCTTACAGCAACGGCTTGAATAAAGGAGGAGCTTTCGAAGTTGTGGATCATTATGTCCGTCCAAATCGATTTGCAAATACGTTGATGAAGCAGTTGAAAAAGGATGTAGACGATGGAAAATTAAAGGTCTTCAAGGAATCTAATGGCGATTTGGGCGAATATCTAGCGCAATGGAACGCTTACGCAGGAAAATTGCAGAAACCAAATCAACTAAAGTCTACGAAGCTACTAAGCGTGGTCAGCAATGAAAACGATGTCTTAGACAAAACGCTTTTGGCAGATGGCATACTTGGTTTTAACAACGACTTTCACCAAGGATGGGTAACCGCAAGCAAAACCATGACGCTTATTCTCGAGGAAGGAGCATTCGAACAGATGAAAGAGATGAAGCTTAGATTTCTAAAAAACACGCGTCATCAATATGGAGCACCAACAAAAGTAGAGGTGCTGCAGGGAGGAAAGGTTATCTTCCGCACCGATATCGTCGATACTAACGAAGGAGATTCGGTCTACACGCTAACTATTCCGGTGGAAAAATTTGAAGCAAATACCATCTGTGAAATAAAAATCAGTACAAGTAATCCACAACTATCGAGACTAGGTTTGGATGAAGTTCAAGTTTTTAATTAA
- a CDS encoding DUF1573 domain-containing protein, with the protein MSKLVYSCYILLIIFSSCTDFKGKKTKIEIIDNDRHYYPILTGQELDVVYKFKNTGDVPLLLTDIITSCGCLVVNKITTKNVPPGEEGIISLRFNSAKNVGYAKHYIELYGNFATTDKEELIFDVNVVPNALYTKDYEELHQEAKDKNGAIEDMVDGKENNLGYYLDLN; encoded by the coding sequence ATGAGTAAATTAGTATATAGTTGTTACATACTGTTGATCATTTTTTCCTCTTGTACTGATTTCAAAGGAAAAAAGACAAAGATTGAGATCATCGATAATGATCGTCATTATTACCCGATTCTTACGGGCCAAGAGTTAGATGTTGTCTATAAATTTAAGAACACAGGAGATGTTCCCCTGCTGCTCACGGACATTATTACATCTTGTGGCTGTCTGGTCGTTAATAAAATCACAACGAAGAATGTTCCTCCCGGTGAAGAGGGAATCATCAGTCTGCGATTCAATAGTGCAAAAAACGTGGGCTATGCGAAGCATTATATTGAGCTTTACGGCAATTTTGCAACGACCGACAAAGAAGAGCTGATATTTGATGTGAATGTGGTCCCGAATGCATTATACACGAAGGACTATGAGGAACTTCATCAGGAGGCAAAAGATAAGAATGGGGCTATCGAAGATATGGTCGATGGCAAAGAGAATAATCTAGGATATTACCTGGACTTAAATTAG
- a CDS encoding helix-turn-helix domain-containing protein — protein sequence MIAKNESSNTKAYMSHETEGKLLNALNEWEQERYFLNPACSITSAAREIGCNSKYLSYVVNKNKGSDFPNYVNILRICFLEDYLRKTEQARSFKLAYLAAYCGFSSYGKFAKSIKDHRGLNPTQFIVYFDQNIA from the coding sequence ATGATTGCAAAAAACGAATCTTCTAACACGAAGGCTTACATGAGCCATGAAACAGAGGGCAAACTTTTGAATGCACTAAACGAATGGGAACAAGAACGCTACTTCCTTAATCCAGCTTGTTCCATTACATCGGCAGCTCGAGAAATCGGCTGTAATTCCAAGTATCTTTCTTATGTCGTAAACAAGAACAAAGGAAGTGATTTTCCAAATTACGTGAATATTCTGCGAATTTGCTTTTTGGAAGACTACCTGCGTAAAACCGAACAGGCACGAAGCTTTAAACTAGCTTATTTAGCGGCTTACTGCGGTTTTTCATCCTACGGAAAATTTGCGAAATCAATTAAAGATCATCGGGGGCTTAATCCAACCCAGTTTATCGTTTATTTTGATCAAAACATCGCGTAA